One genomic window of Bacteroidota bacterium includes the following:
- a CDS encoding efflux RND transporter permease subunit: MSLAELSIKRPVFMTMVTVALLVVGLLGFSRMKMELFPKVDFPIVVVNTIYPGAGPEQVETQVTAKLEEVINSISGIKHITSVSQESFSQIVVEFDLDVNSVTAAQDVREKVATVLNSLPADIEDPIVLRVDPAAAPIMSMVVSSEKLDQQTLTEYIKRVIKPRLETAAGVGQINLLGGSERQINVKVNLQKLNAFGLTMQDLAMKIQSANLEFPGGRFNEGSRELLVRTAGRYQTPEDMESLVVKTVGSQVVRLGDVADVEDGIVEPRTYSALNGQAAIGITVIKQSDANTVEAAGEVNKLLKDLTAQVERDGVKITLVDDTSVYIKQSVAAVEEDIIIGGILAVLIIYFFLVNAGSTFIAALAIPTSIIASFGFMYFMGFSLNFMTLLALSLAVGILIDDAIVVIENIYRHLDDGETRVNAAINATKEIALAVMATTFSLVAVFFPVATMEGIVGRFFWQFGITVSIAVMVSLFVAFTLTPMLSARILTKETHLGPDCKWYQKPFYWFNRLFDRLNDAYRGTLNWVLGHKWITMGIATIAFLAGLLIPTFLGSEFIPNQDQGQFTVTVKAPPGTSLNRTIEYAAMVESKIKTYDGVANTFTTIGSQNQPVNMADILVLMKPKKERSMDVFMLIFKMRNELKDQIPGVQLWYGLPSDVGPPQKPIMTSVQGPDLAVSKAIADSVMAIFRTVPGLVDLESSLEETKPEVQIRLKRDVAANAGVDVYAVASTVQQMIDGVKVSDFQEGDQQYEVRLQLRPEDRVNYRELNQVLIKSHNKDEFGQDLYIPLSTVADISEGYGPSKITRYDRQRQIVISANLAGNLLGNADAEIMSKVERLKVNGTIPPGYFVGSVGMAEAMAESFGYIGIALLLAIIFVYLILASQFESFIHPVSIMVSLPLSLVGAFLGLLAFGSSISIMSLIGVIMLFGLVTKNAILLVDFTNQLRREGYSRNEALLKAGPIRLRPILMTTFAMIFGMLPVALAVSEGSETRAPMGQAIIGGLITSTALTLLVVPVVYSMLDDISVRFGRLIKKDKYVIESEPSRGLQEEGLP; this comes from the coding sequence ATGTCATTAGCAGAATTATCAATCAAACGACCGGTCTTTATGACCATGGTCACGGTGGCCCTGCTGGTTGTGGGGTTACTCGGATTCAGCCGGATGAAAATGGAGTTGTTTCCGAAGGTCGATTTCCCCATCGTGGTGGTGAATACGATTTACCCGGGTGCCGGGCCGGAACAGGTGGAAACGCAGGTAACCGCCAAACTGGAAGAAGTGATCAACTCGATTTCGGGTATCAAGCACATCACCTCGGTTTCACAGGAATCGTTCAGTCAGATTGTGGTGGAGTTCGATCTGGATGTCAATTCAGTGACGGCAGCGCAGGACGTGCGCGAAAAGGTTGCCACGGTTTTGAACAGTCTGCCCGCTGATATAGAAGATCCGATTGTGTTGCGGGTCGATCCGGCCGCCGCCCCCATCATGAGCATGGTGGTTTCTTCGGAGAAGCTGGATCAGCAGACCCTGACCGAATACATCAAACGCGTGATCAAACCTCGGCTCGAAACCGCTGCCGGAGTCGGGCAGATCAATCTCCTGGGAGGCAGTGAACGCCAGATCAATGTGAAGGTTAACCTTCAGAAATTGAATGCCTTCGGTCTTACCATGCAGGATCTGGCCATGAAAATTCAATCGGCCAATCTGGAATTTCCGGGTGGCCGGTTTAATGAAGGGAGCCGCGAGTTGCTGGTCAGAACCGCAGGCCGGTATCAGACCCCCGAGGACATGGAATCCCTTGTGGTGAAAACAGTTGGCAGTCAGGTGGTTCGCCTGGGTGATGTGGCCGATGTGGAAGATGGCATCGTTGAACCCCGTACGTATTCTGCTCTGAACGGTCAGGCCGCCATCGGGATCACGGTAATCAAGCAATCGGATGCCAATACGGTGGAAGCTGCCGGCGAAGTGAATAAGTTGCTGAAGGATCTGACTGCACAGGTTGAACGGGATGGAGTGAAAATCACGCTGGTCGATGATACCTCGGTTTACATCAAACAGTCCGTGGCGGCCGTTGAGGAAGACATCATCATTGGTGGTATTCTGGCGGTGCTGATTATTTACTTCTTTCTGGTGAATGCAGGTTCGACATTTATTGCCGCACTTGCCATTCCCACATCGATTATCGCCAGCTTTGGTTTCATGTACTTCATGGGCTTTTCGCTGAACTTCATGACGCTGCTGGCCTTGTCGTTGGCGGTTGGTATTCTGATTGATGATGCCATCGTAGTCATCGAAAATATTTACCGGCACCTCGATGACGGAGAAACCCGGGTGAATGCCGCCATAAATGCGACCAAGGAAATCGCACTGGCGGTCATGGCAACCACTTTTTCTCTGGTGGCTGTGTTTTTCCCGGTGGCTACCATGGAAGGCATCGTCGGGCGATTCTTCTGGCAATTTGGTATCACGGTTTCCATTGCCGTCATGGTGTCCCTGTTTGTGGCGTTTACCCTCACGCCCATGCTGTCGGCCCGTATTCTCACGAAGGAAACCCATCTGGGACCCGATTGTAAGTGGTATCAGAAACCGTTTTACTGGTTTAACCGGCTGTTTGACCGGCTGAACGATGCCTACCGGGGAACACTGAACTGGGTTCTCGGACATAAATGGATTACCATGGGAATTGCAACCATTGCCTTTTTAGCCGGTCTGCTGATTCCCACCTTCCTTGGCTCAGAATTTATTCCGAATCAGGATCAGGGTCAGTTTACTGTGACGGTGAAAGCCCCTCCGGGTACCAGCCTGAACCGGACCATTGAATATGCAGCGATGGTCGAATCCAAAATTAAAACGTATGACGGAGTCGCCAATACCTTTACCACCATCGGGTCACAGAATCAGCCGGTGAACATGGCCGATATTCTGGTGCTCATGAAGCCGAAAAAAGAACGCAGCATGGATGTATTCATGCTGATATTCAAGATGCGGAATGAGTTGAAGGATCAGATTCCCGGTGTGCAGCTCTGGTATGGATTGCCATCGGATGTGGGTCCGCCCCAGAAGCCCATCATGACATCTGTTCAGGGGCCCGATCTGGCTGTTTCCAAAGCAATTGCAGACTCGGTGATGGCCATTTTCAGAACCGTTCCCGGACTGGTCGATCTGGAATCCTCGCTCGAGGAAACCAAACCAGAAGTCCAGATACGACTGAAACGCGATGTGGCCGCCAACGCAGGTGTCGATGTTTATGCCGTTGCCTCGACGGTACAACAGATGATCGATGGCGTAAAGGTTTCTGATTTTCAGGAAGGAGATCAGCAGTATGAGGTTCGTCTGCAATTGCGGCCCGAAGACCGGGTGAATTACCGTGAATTGAATCAGGTGCTGATCAAATCCCATAACAAGGATGAATTTGGTCAGGATCTGTACATTCCGCTGTCGACAGTGGCCGACATTTCGGAAGGATACGGGCCTTCGAAGATTACCCGTTATGACCGTCAGCGCCAGATTGTGATTTCGGCTAACCTGGCTGGCAACCTGTTGGGGAATGCCGATGCAGAAATCATGAGCAAGGTAGAACGCCTGAAGGTGAACGGAACCATTCCCCCGGGATACTTTGTGGGATCGGTTGGAATGGCAGAGGCCATGGCCGAATCCTTTGGTTACATTGGAATCGCCCTGTTGCTGGCCATCATCTTCGTTTACCTGATTCTGGCCTCCCAGTTCGAAAGCTTTATCCATCCCGTGTCGATCATGGTGTCATTGCCTCTGTCGCTGGTAGGAGCCTTTCTTGGGCTTCTCGCATTCGGCAGCTCCATTTCAATCATGTCACTCATCGGGGTGATAATGTTGTTTGGTCTGGTGACGAAGAATGCCATTCTTCTGGTGGATTTCACCAATCAGTTGCGTCGGGAGGGATATTCACGCAACGAGGCGCTGCTGAAAGCGGGACCGATCAGGCTACGCCCGATTCTGATGACCACCTTTGCCATGATTTTCGGGATGTTACCAGTGGCTCTTGCGGTTTCGGAAGGATCTGAAACGCGGGCACCCATGGGACAGGCGATCATCGGTGGACTCATTACTTCAACGGCGCTGACCCTTCTGGTGGTGCCGGTGGTGTACTCCATGCTGGATGATATTTCTGTCCGGTTTGGTCGTCTGATCAAAAAAGACAAGTACGTGATCGAATCCGAGCCCTCCCGCGGGTTGCAGGAGGAAGGGCTTCCCTGA
- a CDS encoding efflux RND transporter periplasmic adaptor subunit, whose amino-acid sequence MKLYVVSLLLLVTTSLFLSGCTQTESDAIVPEKNNELLVDVARPAVGSLIQELNYSGTVSGSEETVVRARVSETVLAIPVSIGQQVEKGAVLVNFDVSTGSVQYDQAKSGYDLAVKTYERYNNLLKAGAISQQMLDEIKVNLDVAEANLRSVKNLVMLESPISGTITAIHVNEGDFVTAGSAVVTVSKLSSLKTSIALSSADLQKLKVGTQVKVKLTDDPSVLSEGTIYEIAKAADPATRTFEAKIRLSSQSGFRSGQFVGVTIYISNGEKTLLLPVNSLTTKLGKQAVLVVNPDSSLSAVQITTGYRTTETVSVLSGLSPDQKVVISGTLLLKEGDKIIPREAK is encoded by the coding sequence ATGAAACTCTATGTTGTCAGTCTTCTTCTGCTGGTTACGACCAGTCTTTTCCTGAGTGGCTGCACTCAAACAGAAAGCGATGCCATCGTTCCTGAAAAAAACAATGAATTGCTGGTCGATGTAGCAAGGCCTGCGGTTGGTTCCCTCATTCAGGAGCTCAATTATTCAGGAACGGTTTCCGGTTCTGAGGAAACGGTGGTCCGGGCGCGCGTATCCGAGACGGTTCTGGCCATTCCTGTATCCATCGGACAGCAGGTTGAAAAGGGGGCCGTCCTTGTCAACTTCGATGTCAGTACCGGTTCGGTACAGTATGATCAGGCCAAATCAGGCTATGATCTGGCAGTAAAAACCTACGAGCGGTACAACAACCTGCTCAAAGCGGGTGCCATTTCGCAGCAGATGCTCGATGAAATCAAAGTGAATCTGGATGTGGCCGAGGCCAACCTGCGAAGCGTGAAAAACCTGGTGATGCTCGAATCTCCCATTTCCGGAACCATCACCGCCATTCATGTCAATGAAGGTGACTTTGTAACAGCCGGTTCTGCGGTGGTAACCGTGTCGAAATTGTCTTCGCTGAAAACCAGCATTGCCCTCAGTTCTGCCGATCTGCAAAAGTTGAAGGTTGGGACCCAGGTAAAAGTAAAGCTGACCGATGACCCGTCCGTCCTCTCGGAAGGAACCATTTATGAAATCGCCAAAGCTGCCGACCCGGCCACCCGGACTTTTGAAGCAAAAATCCGCTTGTCCTCTCAATCCGGTTTTCGTTCCGGGCAGTTTGTGGGAGTAACCATCTATATCAGCAACGGAGAGAAAACCCTGCTTTTGCCTGTCAACAGTCTGACAACCAAATTGGGCAAACAGGCCGTTCTGGTGGTTAATCCGGATAGTTCCCTGTCGGCTGTTCAGATAACCACCGGTTACCGGACCACCGAAACCGTATCGGTCCTTTCAGGTCTGTCACCAGACCAGAAGGTGGTCATCTCGGGTACACTTCTGCTCAAAGAAGGTGATAAAATCATTCCGCGGGAAGCGAAATAA
- a CDS encoding TolC family protein, whose translation MNRYLTGTAVLLTAVLLSARPAMSQPVRQLTLQEAIALALEKNPTFQIAKADVEKSESQIREAYGLAMPTIEGSLQYTRNLKKPVFFLPDFNNPNSGKVTPIEIGSNNSYTASLSLTQALFSKTVGTALEVAEVYQDYTTEGVSASRSQTILDVKKAYYGLLLARRMQTVIGKVYQLTEANYQNVKAMYEQGLASEFDQLRMSVQLANMKPSVVQAENGVRLAELNLKNTIGIQETPVPADDFDFAVLPDDQIQRGEDAAIQLNPTIRQLQFQKTLLEKNKEIKEAGYWPSLYGFGTWQTQTQSEDFKFGSYTWVESAYIGLNLSIPIFSGFQTTAQVEQADLEVRKMDLTISQVQKTITLGVRNAALKMSEARERVEAQQAAIGQAEKALSIAEIRFKSGVGMQLEVLDAQVALSQTLTNHAQAVYDYLVARADWEQLVGTGK comes from the coding sequence ATGAACCGATATCTGACAGGGACCGCCGTTCTTTTGACGGCCGTACTGTTATCGGCCCGGCCGGCCATGAGTCAACCGGTCAGACAACTTACCCTCCAGGAAGCCATTGCTCTGGCACTGGAAAAGAATCCAACCTTCCAGATCGCCAAAGCCGACGTGGAAAAGTCGGAAAGCCAGATCAGGGAAGCCTATGGTCTGGCCATGCCAACCATTGAAGGGTCCTTACAGTATACCCGCAATCTGAAAAAACCGGTGTTTTTTCTGCCCGACTTTAACAATCCAAACTCGGGTAAGGTGACTCCGATCGAAATCGGATCCAATAACTCTTACACAGCCAGTCTGAGTCTGACGCAGGCTTTGTTTTCAAAAACCGTCGGAACTGCTCTGGAAGTGGCCGAGGTGTATCAGGATTATACAACCGAGGGAGTCTCTGCCTCTAGGTCTCAGACCATACTGGATGTTAAAAAGGCCTATTACGGATTGTTGCTGGCCCGTCGCATGCAAACCGTTATCGGGAAAGTGTATCAGTTGACAGAGGCCAATTACCAGAATGTAAAAGCCATGTATGAACAGGGACTGGCCAGTGAATTCGACCAGTTGCGCATGTCGGTTCAGCTGGCAAACATGAAACCATCGGTGGTTCAGGCAGAAAACGGCGTCCGTCTGGCCGAACTGAACCTGAAAAACACCATTGGCATACAGGAAACGCCGGTTCCGGCGGATGACTTCGATTTTGCGGTTCTGCCCGATGATCAGATTCAGCGTGGTGAGGATGCTGCCATTCAACTGAATCCCACCATCCGCCAATTGCAATTTCAGAAAACGCTTCTCGAGAAAAACAAAGAAATCAAGGAAGCTGGTTACTGGCCCAGTTTATACGGATTCGGAACCTGGCAAACGCAGACCCAATCGGAGGACTTCAAATTCGGTTCCTATACATGGGTCGAATCTGCTTATATCGGACTGAACTTGTCCATTCCCATTTTCAGCGGATTCCAGACCACGGCCCAGGTTGAACAGGCCGATCTGGAAGTGAGGAAAATGGATCTCACCATTTCACAGGTTCAGAAAACGATCACTCTGGGTGTCAGGAATGCTGCTTTGAAAATGTCCGAAGCCCGTGAACGGGTCGAGGCACAGCAGGCAGCCATTGGTCAGGCAGAGAAGGCCTTGTCCATTGCAGAAATCCGGTTCAAGTCTGGAGTGGGTATGCAGCTGGAGGTTCTCGATGCTCAGGTGGCCCTCAGTCAGACGCTGACCAACCATGCTCAGGCCGTTTATGATTATCTCGTGGCCCGTGCCGACTGGGAACAATTGGTCGGTACCGGAAAGTAA